The Arachis hypogaea cultivar Tifrunner chromosome 16, arahy.Tifrunner.gnm2.J5K5, whole genome shotgun sequence genome contains a region encoding:
- the LOC112697824 gene encoding BTB/POZ domain-containing protein At2g30600-like isoform X1 yields the protein MVEKKDTFLTVPPFECAWREDLKFREAGRGCVAFEAYACNDVTLVFRQNVGSQGYHYKRDSSPHYTVILGSHRNRRLRIEVNGKNVVDVAGIGLCCSSSFQSYWISIYDGLISVGNGNYPLQGVVFQWRDPNPNCGVQYIGLSSWDKHVKYRNVNVLSLTPHVPQWKHVSFGVSQVEDGEGEEIIMMDYEKWGLKNFLESWELSDMLFIVGSEERPVPAHKAILAASGNFSFCSPSSFVVKLPMVSYGVLHALLQYIYTGWTQIPQHQLGSLRALSLQFEVMSLVKQCEENMERLKQDDKLSDPSKIVELTYPCIQLHSSTLASLPISIERLRQFKLTGQYSDVNIYIESYGLVARAHKVVLSLWSVPFAKMFTNGMSESMTSEITLKDVPAEAFMAMLDFLYDGELNDKIIDSGALFLQLLLLADQFGVTFLHQECCKMLLDCLSEDSVCPLLQVISSIPSCRPIRETLERRISMNFDYYISSSTDFVSLDEATFINIIKHPDLTVTSEEKVLNAILMFGMRTKELLGWEMVDELLVNSEPEILFGERLQSVYDLLPFVRFPLLPYSLLEKLQKSNITSHIPVLQDLVIEAINFIQCGQARLENEEKVRFQHRHSSYRELQYICDGDNHGVLYFAGTSYGEHPWVNPLLAERKTITITASSPRSRYTDPKVLVSRTYQGTCYAGPRLENGHICSWWTVDLGQDHQLMCNYYTLRQDGSKAFPRSWNFQGSLDGKNWTNLKVHENDGTVCKPGQFASWSITGPNALLPFRYFRVVLTRPTVDATNPWNFSICYLELYGYFH from the exons ATGGTGGAGAAGAAGGACACGTTCTTAACGGTTCCGCCATTCGAGTGCGCGTGGCGAGAGGATCTCAAGTTCCGAGAAGCCGGTCGCGGCTGCGTGGCGTTCGAGGCTTACGCCTGCAACGACGTCACTTTGGTGTTTCGTCAGAATGTTGGAAGCCAAGG GTATCACTATAAAAGGGACAGTAGCCCTCACTACACCGTGATATTGGGGAGCCACCGGAACCGGCGACTTCGGATCGAGGTCAACGGGAAAAACGTTGTAGACGTGGCAGGGATTGGTTTGTGCTGTTCCTCCTCGTTCCAGAGCTACTGGATCAGCATTTACGATGGTTTGATAAGTGTTGGTAATGGAAATTACCCTCTCCAGGGTGTTGTGTTCCAGTGGAGGGACCCGAACCCGAACTGTGGGGTTCAGTACATTGGGCTGAGCAGCTGGGACAAGCATGTCAAGTATAGGAATGTAAATGTGTTGTCTTTGACGCCTCACGTGCCCCAGTGGAAGCACGTGAGTTTTGGTGTGTCTCAGGTTGAGGATGGTGAAGGGGAAGAGATCATCATGATGGATTATGAGAAATGGGGACTTAAGAATTTTCTTGAGAGTTGGGAGTTGTCTGACATGTTGTTCATAGTTGGTTCCGAGGAACGGCCTGTGCCTGCTCATAAGGCGATCTTGGCAGCTTCTGGGAACTTTTCTTTCTGCTCGCCTTCGTCGTTCGTAGTTAAGCTGCCCATGGTTTCTTATGGCGTTCTTCATGCCCTGCTTCAGTACATATACACTGGCTGGACCCAG ATTCCGCAGCATCAGCTTGGATCATTGAGGGCTTTGAGCCTACAGTTTGAAGTGATGTCACTGGTGAAGCAATGTGAGGAGAATATGGAACGACTTAAGCAAGATGATAAGCTGTCTGATCCTAGCAAGATAGTGGAATTAACATACCCGTGCATTCAGCTGCATTCTTCGACTTTGGCCTCGCTTCCTATCAGCATTGAGAGACTCAGACAATTCAAGTTAACTGGCCAGTACAGCGACGTAAATATCTACATTGAGAGTTACGGCCTTGTTGCACGAGCACATAAAGTTGTACTCAGTTTATGGAGTGTCCCGTTTGCCAAG ATGTTCACAAATGGAATGAGTGAAAGCATGACCTCAGAGATTACTCTAAAGGATGTACCGGCAGAAGCTTTCATGGCAATGCTTGACTTCTTATACGAtggtgaattgaatgacaaaattATTGATTCTGGCGCATTGTTTCTCCAGCTGCTTTTGTTGGCTGACCAATTTGGAGTGACTTTTCTTCATCAAGAATGCTGCAAAATGCTTTTAGATTGCCTCTCAGAG GACTCAGTATGTCCACTTCTCCAAGTGATTTCTTCAATCCCATCATGTAGACCTATTAGAGAAACATTAGAGAGGAGAATTTCAATGAACTTTGACTATTATATCAGTTCAAGTACTGATTTTGTTTCGTTAGATGAGGCAACTTTCATCAATATCATTAAG CATCCAGATCTGACAGTAACATCTGAGGAGAAAGTTCTTAACGCAATTCTAATGTTCGGCATGAGAACAAAAGAATTGCTTGGGTGGGAAATGGTGGATGAGTTGCTGGTTAATTCAGAACCTGAGATCCTTTTTGGGGAGAGGCTGCAGTCAGTTTATGACTTATTGCCATTTGTGCGGTTTCCGCTGCTACCATATTCCTTACTTGAGAAG TTGCAGAAAAGCAACATTACCTCGCATATTCCTGTTTTGCAAGATCTT GTTATTGAAGCTATCAATTTCATTCAATGTGGACAAGCGCGGctggaaaatgaagaaaa GGTTAGATTCCAACATAGACATTCCAGTTACCGGGAGCTCCAGTACATTTGTGATGGGGACAACCATGGAGTTTTGTACTTTGCAGGCACATCCTATGGTGAACACCCATGGGTCAATCCTCTCTTAGCAGAG CGAAAGACAATTACCATCACAGCGAGCAGTCCCCGCTCGAGATACACCGATCCCAAAGTTTTGGTCTCAAGAACCTACCAG GGAACATGCTATGCTGGGCCTCGATTGGAAAATGGCCATATCTGTTCTTGGTGGACGGTTGATCTTGGCCAAGACCATCAG CTCATGTGCAACTACTATACGCTTAGGCAGGACGGTTCCAAGGCCTTCCCAAGAAGTTGGAATTTTCAG GGCTCACTTGATGGGAAGAATTGGACAAACTTGAAAGTCCATGAAAATGATGGAACAGTGTGCAAGCCGGGTCAGTTTGCATCTTGGTCAATAACCGGACCCAACGCTTTACTTCCCTTTAGGTATTTTCGGGTTGTTTTGACTCGGCCGACCGTTGATGCCACCAATCCCTGGAACTTCTCTATCTGTTACCTGGAACTGTATGGTTACTTCCATTAG
- the LOC112697824 gene encoding BTB/POZ domain-containing protein At2g30600-like isoform X2, with product MVEKKDTFLTVPPFECAWREDLKFREAGRGCVAFEAYACNDVTLVFRQNVGSQGYHYKRDSSPHYTVILGSHRNRRLRIEVNGKNVVDVAGIGLCCSSSFQSYWISIYDGLISVGNGNYPLQGVVFQWRDPNPNCGVQYIGLSSWDKHVKYRNVNVLSLTPHVPQWKHVSFGVSQVEDGEGEEIIMMDYEKWGLKNFLESWELSDMLFIVGSEERPVPAHKAILAASGNFSFCSPSSFVVKLPMVSYGVLHALLQYIYTGWTQIPQHQLGSLRALSLQFEVMSLVKQCEENMERLKQDDKLSDPSKIVELTYPCIQLHSSTLASLPISIERLRQFKLTGQYSDVNIYIESYGLVARAHKVVLSLWSVPFAKMFTNGMSESMTSEITLKDVPAEAFMAMLDFLYDGELNDKIIDSGALFLQLLLLADQFGVTFLHQECCKMLLDCLSEDSVCPLLQVISSIPSCRPIRETLERRISMNFDYYISSSTDFVSLDEATFINIIKHPDLTVTSEEKVLNAILMFGMRTKELLGWEMVDELLVNSEPEILFGERLQSVYDLLPFVRFPLLPYSLLEKLQKSNITSHIPVLQDLVIEAINFIQCGQARLENEEKVRFQHRHSSYRELQYICDGDNHGVLYFAGTSYGEHPWVNPLLAERKTITITASSPRSRYTDPKVLVSRTYQGTCYAGPRLENGHICSWWTVDLGQDHQGSLDGKNWTNLKVHENDGTVCKPGQFASWSITGPNALLPFRYFRVVLTRPTVDATNPWNFSICYLELYGYFH from the exons ATGGTGGAGAAGAAGGACACGTTCTTAACGGTTCCGCCATTCGAGTGCGCGTGGCGAGAGGATCTCAAGTTCCGAGAAGCCGGTCGCGGCTGCGTGGCGTTCGAGGCTTACGCCTGCAACGACGTCACTTTGGTGTTTCGTCAGAATGTTGGAAGCCAAGG GTATCACTATAAAAGGGACAGTAGCCCTCACTACACCGTGATATTGGGGAGCCACCGGAACCGGCGACTTCGGATCGAGGTCAACGGGAAAAACGTTGTAGACGTGGCAGGGATTGGTTTGTGCTGTTCCTCCTCGTTCCAGAGCTACTGGATCAGCATTTACGATGGTTTGATAAGTGTTGGTAATGGAAATTACCCTCTCCAGGGTGTTGTGTTCCAGTGGAGGGACCCGAACCCGAACTGTGGGGTTCAGTACATTGGGCTGAGCAGCTGGGACAAGCATGTCAAGTATAGGAATGTAAATGTGTTGTCTTTGACGCCTCACGTGCCCCAGTGGAAGCACGTGAGTTTTGGTGTGTCTCAGGTTGAGGATGGTGAAGGGGAAGAGATCATCATGATGGATTATGAGAAATGGGGACTTAAGAATTTTCTTGAGAGTTGGGAGTTGTCTGACATGTTGTTCATAGTTGGTTCCGAGGAACGGCCTGTGCCTGCTCATAAGGCGATCTTGGCAGCTTCTGGGAACTTTTCTTTCTGCTCGCCTTCGTCGTTCGTAGTTAAGCTGCCCATGGTTTCTTATGGCGTTCTTCATGCCCTGCTTCAGTACATATACACTGGCTGGACCCAG ATTCCGCAGCATCAGCTTGGATCATTGAGGGCTTTGAGCCTACAGTTTGAAGTGATGTCACTGGTGAAGCAATGTGAGGAGAATATGGAACGACTTAAGCAAGATGATAAGCTGTCTGATCCTAGCAAGATAGTGGAATTAACATACCCGTGCATTCAGCTGCATTCTTCGACTTTGGCCTCGCTTCCTATCAGCATTGAGAGACTCAGACAATTCAAGTTAACTGGCCAGTACAGCGACGTAAATATCTACATTGAGAGTTACGGCCTTGTTGCACGAGCACATAAAGTTGTACTCAGTTTATGGAGTGTCCCGTTTGCCAAG ATGTTCACAAATGGAATGAGTGAAAGCATGACCTCAGAGATTACTCTAAAGGATGTACCGGCAGAAGCTTTCATGGCAATGCTTGACTTCTTATACGAtggtgaattgaatgacaaaattATTGATTCTGGCGCATTGTTTCTCCAGCTGCTTTTGTTGGCTGACCAATTTGGAGTGACTTTTCTTCATCAAGAATGCTGCAAAATGCTTTTAGATTGCCTCTCAGAG GACTCAGTATGTCCACTTCTCCAAGTGATTTCTTCAATCCCATCATGTAGACCTATTAGAGAAACATTAGAGAGGAGAATTTCAATGAACTTTGACTATTATATCAGTTCAAGTACTGATTTTGTTTCGTTAGATGAGGCAACTTTCATCAATATCATTAAG CATCCAGATCTGACAGTAACATCTGAGGAGAAAGTTCTTAACGCAATTCTAATGTTCGGCATGAGAACAAAAGAATTGCTTGGGTGGGAAATGGTGGATGAGTTGCTGGTTAATTCAGAACCTGAGATCCTTTTTGGGGAGAGGCTGCAGTCAGTTTATGACTTATTGCCATTTGTGCGGTTTCCGCTGCTACCATATTCCTTACTTGAGAAG TTGCAGAAAAGCAACATTACCTCGCATATTCCTGTTTTGCAAGATCTT GTTATTGAAGCTATCAATTTCATTCAATGTGGACAAGCGCGGctggaaaatgaagaaaa GGTTAGATTCCAACATAGACATTCCAGTTACCGGGAGCTCCAGTACATTTGTGATGGGGACAACCATGGAGTTTTGTACTTTGCAGGCACATCCTATGGTGAACACCCATGGGTCAATCCTCTCTTAGCAGAG CGAAAGACAATTACCATCACAGCGAGCAGTCCCCGCTCGAGATACACCGATCCCAAAGTTTTGGTCTCAAGAACCTACCAG GGAACATGCTATGCTGGGCCTCGATTGGAAAATGGCCATATCTGTTCTTGGTGGACGGTTGATCTTGGCCAAGACCATCAG GGCTCACTTGATGGGAAGAATTGGACAAACTTGAAAGTCCATGAAAATGATGGAACAGTGTGCAAGCCGGGTCAGTTTGCATCTTGGTCAATAACCGGACCCAACGCTTTACTTCCCTTTAGGTATTTTCGGGTTGTTTTGACTCGGCCGACCGTTGATGCCACCAATCCCTGGAACTTCTCTATCTGTTACCTGGAACTGTATGGTTACTTCCATTAG
- the LOC112697827 gene encoding pentatricopeptide repeat-containing protein At1g76280-like isoform X2, with protein sequence MQDLGLDPSRHAYDCLVRAVVSQRHFKDGMEILKKMKQNNLKPLDSTLAALSVSCSRALELDLAEAFLNQIAGYPHLYPYGALLAACDEMILSRDIYW encoded by the exons ATGCAAGACCTTGGTTTGGACCCAAGCAGGCATGCATATGATTGCCTTGTTAGAGCAGTTGTTTCTCAAAGACATTTTAAGGATGGCATGGAAATA TTAAAGAAAATGAAACAGAATAATTTGAAGCCACTTGATTCAACTTTGGCAGCACTTTCAGTCAGTTGCAGCCGTGCACTAGAGCTTGATTTAGCTGAGGCTTTCTTGAATCAGATTGCAGGATATCCACATCTGTATCCTTATGGTGCTTTGCTTGCAGCATGTGATGAAATG ATTCTGTCAAGAGATATTTATTGGTGA
- the LOC112697824 gene encoding BTB/POZ domain-containing protein At2g30600-like isoform X3, producing MMDYEKWGLKNFLESWELSDMLFIVGSEERPVPAHKAILAASGNFSFCSPSSFVVKLPMVSYGVLHALLQYIYTGWTQIPQHQLGSLRALSLQFEVMSLVKQCEENMERLKQDDKLSDPSKIVELTYPCIQLHSSTLASLPISIERLRQFKLTGQYSDVNIYIESYGLVARAHKVVLSLWSVPFAKMFTNGMSESMTSEITLKDVPAEAFMAMLDFLYDGELNDKIIDSGALFLQLLLLADQFGVTFLHQECCKMLLDCLSEDSVCPLLQVISSIPSCRPIRETLERRISMNFDYYISSSTDFVSLDEATFINIIKHPDLTVTSEEKVLNAILMFGMRTKELLGWEMVDELLVNSEPEILFGERLQSVYDLLPFVRFPLLPYSLLEKLQKSNITSHIPVLQDLVIEAINFIQCGQARLENEEKVRFQHRHSSYRELQYICDGDNHGVLYFAGTSYGEHPWVNPLLAERKTITITASSPRSRYTDPKVLVSRTYQGTCYAGPRLENGHICSWWTVDLGQDHQLMCNYYTLRQDGSKAFPRSWNFQGSLDGKNWTNLKVHENDGTVCKPGQFASWSITGPNALLPFRYFRVVLTRPTVDATNPWNFSICYLELYGYFH from the exons ATGATGGATTATGAGAAATGGGGACTTAAGAATTTTCTTGAGAGTTGGGAGTTGTCTGACATGTTGTTCATAGTTGGTTCCGAGGAACGGCCTGTGCCTGCTCATAAGGCGATCTTGGCAGCTTCTGGGAACTTTTCTTTCTGCTCGCCTTCGTCGTTCGTAGTTAAGCTGCCCATGGTTTCTTATGGCGTTCTTCATGCCCTGCTTCAGTACATATACACTGGCTGGACCCAG ATTCCGCAGCATCAGCTTGGATCATTGAGGGCTTTGAGCCTACAGTTTGAAGTGATGTCACTGGTGAAGCAATGTGAGGAGAATATGGAACGACTTAAGCAAGATGATAAGCTGTCTGATCCTAGCAAGATAGTGGAATTAACATACCCGTGCATTCAGCTGCATTCTTCGACTTTGGCCTCGCTTCCTATCAGCATTGAGAGACTCAGACAATTCAAGTTAACTGGCCAGTACAGCGACGTAAATATCTACATTGAGAGTTACGGCCTTGTTGCACGAGCACATAAAGTTGTACTCAGTTTATGGAGTGTCCCGTTTGCCAAG ATGTTCACAAATGGAATGAGTGAAAGCATGACCTCAGAGATTACTCTAAAGGATGTACCGGCAGAAGCTTTCATGGCAATGCTTGACTTCTTATACGAtggtgaattgaatgacaaaattATTGATTCTGGCGCATTGTTTCTCCAGCTGCTTTTGTTGGCTGACCAATTTGGAGTGACTTTTCTTCATCAAGAATGCTGCAAAATGCTTTTAGATTGCCTCTCAGAG GACTCAGTATGTCCACTTCTCCAAGTGATTTCTTCAATCCCATCATGTAGACCTATTAGAGAAACATTAGAGAGGAGAATTTCAATGAACTTTGACTATTATATCAGTTCAAGTACTGATTTTGTTTCGTTAGATGAGGCAACTTTCATCAATATCATTAAG CATCCAGATCTGACAGTAACATCTGAGGAGAAAGTTCTTAACGCAATTCTAATGTTCGGCATGAGAACAAAAGAATTGCTTGGGTGGGAAATGGTGGATGAGTTGCTGGTTAATTCAGAACCTGAGATCCTTTTTGGGGAGAGGCTGCAGTCAGTTTATGACTTATTGCCATTTGTGCGGTTTCCGCTGCTACCATATTCCTTACTTGAGAAG TTGCAGAAAAGCAACATTACCTCGCATATTCCTGTTTTGCAAGATCTT GTTATTGAAGCTATCAATTTCATTCAATGTGGACAAGCGCGGctggaaaatgaagaaaa GGTTAGATTCCAACATAGACATTCCAGTTACCGGGAGCTCCAGTACATTTGTGATGGGGACAACCATGGAGTTTTGTACTTTGCAGGCACATCCTATGGTGAACACCCATGGGTCAATCCTCTCTTAGCAGAG CGAAAGACAATTACCATCACAGCGAGCAGTCCCCGCTCGAGATACACCGATCCCAAAGTTTTGGTCTCAAGAACCTACCAG GGAACATGCTATGCTGGGCCTCGATTGGAAAATGGCCATATCTGTTCTTGGTGGACGGTTGATCTTGGCCAAGACCATCAG CTCATGTGCAACTACTATACGCTTAGGCAGGACGGTTCCAAGGCCTTCCCAAGAAGTTGGAATTTTCAG GGCTCACTTGATGGGAAGAATTGGACAAACTTGAAAGTCCATGAAAATGATGGAACAGTGTGCAAGCCGGGTCAGTTTGCATCTTGGTCAATAACCGGACCCAACGCTTTACTTCCCTTTAGGTATTTTCGGGTTGTTTTGACTCGGCCGACCGTTGATGCCACCAATCCCTGGAACTTCTCTATCTGTTACCTGGAACTGTATGGTTACTTCCATTAG
- the LOC112697827 gene encoding pentatricopeptide repeat-containing protein At1g76280-like isoform X1: MQDLGLDPSRHAYDCLVRAVVSQRHFKDGMEILKKMKQNNLKPLDSTLAALSVSCSRALELDLAEAFLNQIAGYPHLYPYGALLAACDEMNITRMSNRV; encoded by the exons ATGCAAGACCTTGGTTTGGACCCAAGCAGGCATGCATATGATTGCCTTGTTAGAGCAGTTGTTTCTCAAAGACATTTTAAGGATGGCATGGAAATA TTAAAGAAAATGAAACAGAATAATTTGAAGCCACTTGATTCAACTTTGGCAGCACTTTCAGTCAGTTGCAGCCGTGCACTAGAGCTTGATTTAGCTGAGGCTTTCTTGAATCAGATTGCAGGATATCCACATCTGTATCCTTATGGTGCTTTGCTTGCAGCATGTGATGAAATG AATATCACAAGGATGAGCAACAGAGTATAG